A part of Spiribacter vilamensis genomic DNA contains:
- a CDS encoding GGDEF domain-containing protein, which translates to MRPSLGVVVPHDDPRQSLRVRRFLLAATVYTLAVALMGFYVRQGLLAVSEWHFLSLVVLTVNAGLYALLRSGRNERFADPSLTGLQMFMVCLLMGVTMYLLDGGRGGLLLLFLVLLMFGVLRLNARQFTALGGFALFCYAVALGAVWHQRPDAFDAQVELLHLAALSTLVPCGGFFASHVSQLRRLLRDRQIDLQRAREEAHDLKVLDPLTGISNRSAIIAFLDQECQRAERLGQPLAVIFMDLIHFKRINREYSHAIGDEILREVARRLRGCVRDIDGLGRYGGEEFLIVLPDATEEEASRVAEKLRTSVESRRFAPLPARQRMRCVVGISSYQSSDTDIWQAIERARIDTESA; encoded by the coding sequence GTGAGGCCTTCGCTGGGCGTGGTGGTGCCCCACGATGATCCGCGCCAGTCGTTGCGGGTGCGCCGCTTTTTGCTGGCAGCGACCGTCTACACGCTCGCGGTGGCACTCATGGGATTTTATGTCCGCCAGGGGCTGCTCGCGGTGTCCGAGTGGCATTTTCTGAGCCTGGTCGTGCTGACCGTCAACGCCGGACTTTACGCGTTGCTGCGTAGTGGCCGTAACGAGCGCTTCGCCGATCCCAGCCTGACCGGCCTGCAGATGTTCATGGTCTGCCTGCTCATGGGCGTCACGATGTATCTGCTCGACGGCGGACGGGGCGGGCTGCTGCTGCTGTTCCTCGTGCTGTTGATGTTTGGTGTGCTGCGGCTTAACGCACGGCAGTTCACCGCCCTCGGCGGATTCGCGCTGTTCTGCTATGCCGTGGCACTGGGAGCGGTCTGGCATCAGCGCCCGGATGCGTTCGATGCCCAGGTCGAGCTGCTGCATCTGGCGGCGCTGAGCACGCTGGTCCCCTGCGGAGGCTTTTTCGCCAGTCATGTCAGTCAGCTGCGGCGGTTGCTGCGTGACCGCCAGATCGACCTCCAGCGGGCCCGCGAGGAGGCCCATGATCTGAAGGTGCTCGATCCGCTGACCGGGATCAGCAACCGCAGCGCGATCATTGCCTTCCTCGACCAGGAGTGTCAGCGCGCGGAGCGGCTCGGGCAACCGCTGGCGGTGATATTCATGGATCTGATTCACTTCAAACGCATTAACCGCGAGTACAGCCATGCCATCGGGGATGAAATCCTCCGCGAAGTGGCACGACGACTCCGCGGTTGCGTGAGGGACATAGACGGACTGGGCCGCTATGGCGGGGAGGAATTCCTCATCGTGCTCCCTGATGCAACGGAGGAAGAGGCGAGCCGGGTGGCCGAAAAGCTGCGCACCTCCGTCGAGAGCCGACGCTTTGCACCATTACCGGCGCGACAGCGCATGCGCTGCGTAGTGGGGATCAGCTCGTACCAGTCATCGGATACCGATATCTGGCAGGCCATCGAGCGAGCCCGTATTGATACGGAATCCGCATAG
- the ppx gene encoding exopolyphosphatase produces the protein MADDQPGAIDSASEADEVAAVDLGSNSFHMIIARPEESGLRTHDRLRESVRLAAGLNDDKQLSAEARERALACLERFGQRVRTLPQGAVRAVGTNTLRQSRNAREFLREAESALGHPIQIVSGYEEARLIYLGVAHSIADDDDRRLVMDIGGGSTEFIIGEHFVPREMESLHMGCVSTTRRFFSDGGITDKRLRNAEIAARRELEPISDRYRRLGWDRVIGASGTIRAIERCLRENGWTSSGIDLRGLEKLRRALVKAGNIKRLKLNGVGAARAEVLPGGLAVLLGAFRQLGLEHMEAADGALREGLLLDLIGRIRHADVRTESIDAMAERYHVDIDQARRVARSAEYLRSQVANDWELNTLTARDTLNWAAWIHEIGLDLSHSQYHKHGEYIVRHSDLGGFTREEQQVLATLVRAHRRKFPRNVFRELPEDWQQSSTRLAVLLRLSVGLYRARSDEPLPPLSLSASGRSLTMGFPAGWLEDNPLVEADLNEEAGYLEAAGFQLQIVED, from the coding sequence ATGGCGGATGACCAACCGGGAGCGATCGACTCGGCCAGCGAGGCGGATGAGGTCGCCGCTGTTGATCTTGGTTCGAACAGCTTTCACATGATCATTGCCCGACCGGAGGAATCGGGACTGCGCACTCATGATCGGCTGCGTGAATCGGTCCGACTCGCCGCCGGCCTGAATGACGACAAACAGTTATCCGCCGAGGCGCGCGAGCGGGCGCTTGCCTGCCTGGAGCGTTTCGGCCAGCGCGTGCGTACCCTGCCTCAGGGGGCGGTCCGCGCCGTGGGCACCAACACCCTGCGCCAGTCCCGCAACGCGCGGGAATTCCTCCGCGAGGCCGAGAGCGCGCTGGGGCATCCGATTCAGATCGTCTCCGGCTATGAAGAGGCGCGGCTGATCTACCTGGGTGTCGCGCACAGCATTGCCGATGATGACGACCGTCGGCTGGTGATGGATATCGGCGGGGGCAGTACCGAGTTCATTATCGGCGAGCACTTCGTTCCGCGTGAGATGGAGAGCCTGCATATGGGCTGCGTGAGCACCACACGGCGGTTTTTCTCCGACGGCGGCATCACCGACAAGCGCCTGCGGAATGCCGAGATCGCCGCGCGTCGCGAGCTCGAGCCAATCTCCGATCGCTACCGCCGACTGGGCTGGGATCGGGTCATTGGCGCCTCGGGTACGATTCGTGCGATCGAGCGCTGCCTTCGCGAGAACGGCTGGACCTCGAGCGGGATCGATCTTCGCGGTCTGGAGAAGCTGCGTCGCGCGCTGGTGAAGGCCGGGAATATCAAGCGACTCAAACTCAATGGCGTCGGCGCTGCCCGTGCCGAGGTGCTGCCCGGCGGGCTTGCGGTTCTGCTGGGGGCTTTCCGGCAACTGGGCCTGGAGCACATGGAGGCCGCCGACGGGGCGCTTCGGGAGGGATTGCTGCTTGATCTGATCGGGCGGATCCGGCATGCCGACGTTCGTACGGAGAGCATTGATGCGATGGCGGAGCGCTATCACGTCGATATCGATCAGGCCCGCCGGGTGGCCCGATCCGCGGAGTACCTTCGAAGCCAGGTAGCAAACGACTGGGAACTGAATACCCTGACGGCGAGGGACACGCTCAACTGGGCCGCCTGGATCCACGAGATCGGCCTTGATCTCTCCCATAGCCAGTATCACAAGCATGGCGAGTACATTGTTCGTCATAGTGATCTGGGCGGTTTTACGCGCGAGGAGCAACAGGTGTTGGCGACCCTGGTTCGCGCTCATCGGCGCAAATTCCCGCGTAATGTGTTCCGTGAGCTCCCGGAGGACTGGCAGCAATCGTCAACCCGGCTTGCCGTCTTGCTGCGCCTGTCCGTCGGGCTCTATCGGGCGCGCAGTGACGAGCCGTTACCGCCGCTGTCCCTCAGTGCCTCGGGCCGCAGTCTCACGATGGGTTTCCCGGCGGGTTGGCTGGAGGACAACCCGTTGGTAGAGGCCGATCTCAATGAAGAAGCCGGCTATCTCGAGGCGGCCGGGTTTCAGCTGCAGATCGTCGAGGACTGA